The nucleotide window AGTGATGATAATGTTGTATTATCTGACTAGTAGCTGATAGGAGTCTAGTGAGAGAACTTCTGTTAATGGGGATTAATCCTAGAGCTAAGTAATTGTAAATATAACATTGAGGAGGTAAAAATTTctgcatgtttttgttgctaAAAAGAATGCTACTGTTGTAAATACCTTAGGCCAAAACTCTGTCTTCCAACTTCGTCTTCTTCTTTCCGCAACGAAACGTTACGATGAACATGCTGGATTGTTCTCGAATCTAAAAGGTGCGAAAAAATTATCCTCCCTAATCCTCATGTTATTTAAATTATCCTTACCCAAACAACAAGTTTTGTCTATAATGTtagaattaatttgattttaatgagttttaatGGGTGGAACGGTGGATTTTGTGTCTATATTTTAAAgctgaaaaagttaatttaagCATAAAGTAATAGAGAGTATTGATTTTTGTATTTAGTCCTTTACTTGTGTGATAATATGTGCAGGAACCAAGCCATGGCCTCCAAGCTGCTTTTGCAGAGAAGGCTCTTCAGGTTCTTGCGACAGTCACAACAATCCTCATactccttttcttcttcatcttccatTCAACGATCCTCGTTCCATTCTGCGAAACAAACAGAAATATCGGGTTTCTCAACTTTCTCTAGAAGCTTCTGCTCTCGAAAGTCCAGTCTTGTTGATGAATCTAATGCCCCCGCACCTATTGATTACACGTATGACACATCCTTTTGTGTTTTTCGTCCCTTTGTCTCATTTGATCCGTGAAAACTctgtaaatttgattttttagatactttttttttaaaagcaaaaaaataaaaaaaaattgtccctctgaatttgagtttttttttttttttttttttttttgaataaggaaagtgttaaaataatattattgaaaATCCAAATGTCAGTGGCAATTGCTAATGCCTCGCGGGCCATTAATGCGTAGTGTTGATTGAAATAgatgttgtgttttgtttattCCTTTCAAATGGCTGGTATGCTTTTGCTATTTGCTAATGATTAATATGGATGCAGTTCTCTACTGCAGGAGGGTGAATTCCATAGACTGGCCGAGTCCACAATACATAGCCTTCAAGAGAAATTTGAGGTATCTATTCTCTAGCActcctggaaacagcctcttgtgtaaaacagggtaaggctgcgtacaatacaccaaatgaagggaccccttcccggaccctgcatatgcgggagctctagtgcaccgggttgccctttttaTTCTCTAGCACTGTTTTGAGTTTTACACGAActtaaatttattatatgataCGACAATCTCGGTATCCACTTCAAATTATGTATTTGATCTAACAATTGCCAACATTATTTGATAAATATAGAATTTTGATACAATTATGCTTAAATTCAAATGTGTTTCGATAAAATTAGTATTGGTTGTGATGGAAACTTGACAGTGACAATGTTACACTTCAtattatttaagagtttaaacTACATTGGttattattttggtttattGTTACTTGGCAGGACTATGGAGACTTTATCGACCTTGATGGATTTGACATAGACTATGCGGTGAGAAACTTATTTGGAGAGTATGTTATAGTTTTATAGAAGATAGGTAGCAAGCAGctaaaattatttcttatataATATCCTACAACTTATGTATTTTAGAAGACAACACGGAAGCTATCTTGTTGTATgtgattatttcaaaaataatcaCATCGATAACTTGATAACCTTTTTTATCGATGAAACTCAGTTAAGTAGTTTGatcttttgaaaattaaatgctTTCTTTTCCCTGTTAAgactttaaataatttattcctATTAGTTTTAAGAAGCATCATCCCTGTGTCTGTGTGGGAGATATACTAATTGTTAACATGGCTTTCCTTTTCAGAATGATGTTTTGACTGTCAAACTTGGGGAGTTGGGCACCTATGTATTGAACAAACAAACACCAAACAGACAACTTTGGCTTTCTTCACCAGTGAGGTATTTTATTGtatatatggtttttttttttggtttttttttttaagatgtatattttttatatcagGTTTTACTCTCTACTAGCCATCAGTATTCATGTAGTAAGTATATGGCATGTGAGTACTTCATAGAAAACTACAATATCCATGCTTACTTAATATTTCCTAGGATATCATTACTAAATATGAACTGGAGATAACAAATCCAATTAGTATTGTAAACAATCTTCTTTAATCAAACAGGCTATTTATATGTTAATAGTTGTGTATTTATTAAGGCAACcctattgggaaaaacccaagtcccacatcggatagataagactcatgataatagtttataaagaggagacactcctcaccttatgaaccgcttttgtaaggatgagttaggccccaaatttcaacatggtatcagagcttgtcgaGTTCAAAGGGCACCTACCTATCCACGCACCAAGTCTAAAAAGAGTGATGGGCGtgagggggtgtattgggaaaaacccaagtcccacatcgtcTTGATAAGACTCATGAtaatagtttataaagaggagacactcctcaccttatGAACCGCTTTTGTaagaatgagttaggccccaaatttcaacatggtatcagaacTTGTCGAATTCAAAGGGCACCTACCTATCCACGCACCAAGTCTAAAAAGAGTGATGGGTGtgagggggtgtattgggaaaaacccaagtcctaCATCGGATTGATAAGACTCATGAtaatagtttataaagaggagacactcctcaccttatgaaccggttttgtaagaatgagttaggccccaaatttcaacaaaccCTGTGTAATTGAAGTTTTACATATGTTGGTGTTTCTTGTCCTTCGCATGTTGGTCTTTCTTATCTTATTGGTGGAGAAGAAAGAAGCAAGGATTTGAAAACTTGTAGAAACTTTCCCTTTGGTTTAATTGCTTTATTTGAAGTGTTATCTTATAGTTTCTTTGTGAGGAAATTGAGGATATATACAATATTTTATCAGGGttcatttttaatgtttttcttcAGGAGGAAAGTACTGTTATGTAAATTGAATCTGAGCTCACGGAAGAAATGAGTATAGtagtaatttttaatattttcaattctATTAAAATATAGGTTTAGTTCTTTGCATTGAGAGATGTTACTATCTTGTTATGTAGCAAGAGCATATGCAGACCTTGTTATATAGCAAGAACATATGCAGACCGATCTTGTCTGTTTGTACCATAAGAAATGGTATCTTACTCTTGTTGTATCTCCGTTCAATGCTATTTTGATTATCAATAAAGAAGTAGGACGCATTCAGCCTTAACTCTTTAAGTGACATTAATTATGATCGATTGTAGCCACCGGAATTTTCTTATCATTTTGGAGGATTCTAAGACTCTCATGTCGGAGAGTCTCACCTAATAAGTGAAACTTATAAGGAGTTTTCCCATCTAATAGTCTAGTCTTTTAGATGAGCTCTCCCTTTGCGAAAACTTGAACTCGATATGAGCAATGTGTTTT belongs to Medicago truncatula cultivar Jemalong A17 chromosome 6, MtrunA17r5.0-ANR, whole genome shotgun sequence and includes:
- the LOC11419302 gene encoding frataxin, mitochondrial isoform X1, whose amino-acid sequence is MASKLLLQRRLFRFLRQSQQSSYSFSSSSSIQRSSFHSAKQTEISGFSTFSRSFCSRKSSLVDESNAPAPIDYTRVNSIDWPSPQYIAFKRNLRYLFSSTPGNSLLCKTGDYGDFIDLDGFDIDYANDVLTVKLGELGTYVLNKQTPNRQLWLSSPVSGPSRFDWDQVTKAWIYRRNKANLYKILEDELEQLCGKPIVLS
- the LOC11419302 gene encoding frataxin, mitochondrial isoform X2, with the translated sequence MASKLLLQRRLFRFLRQSQQSSYSFSSSSSIQRSSFHSAKQTEISGFSTFSRSFCSRKSSLVDESNAPAPIDYTRVNSIDWPSPQYIAFKRNLRYLFSSTPGNSLLCKTGDYGDFIDLDGFDIDYANDVLTVKLGELGTYVLNKQTPNRQLWLSSPVSGPSRFDWDQVTKAWIYRRNKANLYKILEDELEQLCGKPIVLS
- the LOC11419302 gene encoding frataxin, mitochondrial isoform X3 gives rise to the protein MASKLLLQRRLFRFLRQSQQSSYSFSSSSSIQRSSFHSAKQTEISGFSTFSRSFCSRKSSLVDESNAPAPIDYTSLLQEGEFHRLAESTIHSLQEKFEDYGDFIDLDGFDIDYANDVLTVKLGELGTYVLNKQTPNRQLWLSSPVSGPSRFDWDQVTKAWIYRRNKANLYKILEDELEQLCGKPIVLS